A single Clavibacter nebraskensis NCPPB 2581 DNA region contains:
- the manA gene encoding mannose-6-phosphate isomerase, class I, producing MFTAIANTPRDYAWGSTTAIAGLLGREPSGGPEAELWLGAHDGSPTRVVDPSTVGGARTLAEWIRADPATTLGPLASGLRPGDGPGLPFLLKVLAADGPLSLQAHPDLHRARRGFRDEEERGIPIDAPHRNYKDPLHKPELIFALSDEFHALCGFRPLAEVRDVFTLLLTLDASGPDSDPAVIRTVLSRLTGSEADVLRDVFALLMGGGSEVRRLIDRVTLLASLASDRQCREFSTEMRTVRELAAAYPGDPGIVTSLLLNRVTLRRGEALYLPAGNIHAYLQGLGIELMAASDNVLRGGLTPKHVDVPELLDVLEFQALPVPYLAPEHAAPGVDLYRPDVPDFLLAHLVPATRDAADGDAGASVVDVDGPAIVLGAAGEMTLRGEVSSVVIRRGDAVFVTPDEGRLVVTGEGEAFLATTPAPAADADDADDADGADA from the coding sequence GTGTTCACTGCCATCGCCAACACCCCTCGCGACTACGCCTGGGGATCGACGACCGCCATCGCCGGGCTCCTCGGCCGCGAGCCGTCCGGCGGCCCGGAGGCGGAGCTGTGGCTCGGGGCGCACGACGGCTCGCCCACGCGCGTGGTCGACCCGTCGACGGTCGGCGGCGCCCGGACGCTGGCCGAGTGGATCCGCGCGGACCCCGCGACCACCCTCGGCCCGCTCGCCTCCGGCCTCCGTCCGGGCGACGGCCCCGGCCTCCCGTTCCTCCTCAAGGTGCTCGCCGCCGACGGCCCGCTCTCGCTGCAGGCCCACCCGGACCTGCACCGCGCGCGCCGCGGCTTCCGCGACGAGGAGGAGCGCGGCATCCCGATCGACGCCCCGCACCGCAACTACAAGGACCCGCTGCACAAGCCCGAGCTGATCTTCGCGCTGAGCGACGAGTTCCACGCGCTCTGCGGCTTCCGCCCGCTCGCGGAGGTGCGGGACGTCTTCACGCTGCTGCTCACCCTCGACGCGTCCGGGCCCGACTCCGACCCGGCCGTGATCCGCACCGTGCTGTCGCGCCTTACCGGCTCCGAGGCCGACGTGCTGCGCGACGTGTTCGCCCTCCTCATGGGCGGCGGATCCGAGGTGCGCCGCCTCATCGACCGTGTCACGCTGCTCGCGAGCCTCGCCTCCGACCGGCAGTGCCGCGAGTTCTCGACGGAGATGCGCACCGTGCGCGAGCTCGCCGCGGCGTACCCGGGGGATCCCGGCATCGTCACGTCGCTCCTCCTCAACCGCGTGACCCTCCGTCGCGGTGAGGCGCTCTACCTGCCCGCGGGCAACATCCACGCGTACCTGCAGGGGCTCGGGATCGAGCTGATGGCGGCGTCCGACAACGTGCTGCGCGGCGGCCTCACGCCCAAGCACGTGGACGTGCCCGAGCTCCTCGACGTGCTCGAGTTCCAGGCGCTGCCGGTCCCGTACCTCGCGCCCGAGCACGCCGCGCCGGGCGTCGACCTGTACCGGCCGGACGTGCCCGACTTCCTCCTCGCGCACCTCGTGCCGGCCACGCGCGACGCGGCCGACGGCGACGCGGGCGCGAGCGTCGTCGACGTCGACGGGCCCGCGATCGTGCTCGGCGCCGCGGGCGAGATGACGCTCCGAGGCGAAGTCTCGTCCGTCGTGATCCGCCGCGGCGACGCCGTCTTCGTCACGCCCGACGAGGGCCGCCTCGTCGTCACGGGGGAGGGCGAGGCCTTCCTCGCGACGACCCCGGCACCCGCCGCCGACGCGGACGACGCGGACGACGCGGACGGCGCCGACGCGTGA
- a CDS encoding WhiB family transcriptional regulator has product MALPDYHAGVPDDWFVDPVRLGVPGVRTVDDGNPLAWQADSLCAQTDPEAFFPEKGGSTRDAKKICGSCEVRSECLEYALENDERFGIWGGLSERERRKLRKRAV; this is encoded by the coding sequence ATGGCACTACCTGATTACCACGCCGGAGTCCCCGACGACTGGTTCGTCGACCCCGTGCGACTCGGGGTCCCAGGCGTCCGCACCGTCGACGACGGCAACCCGCTCGCCTGGCAGGCCGACTCGCTCTGCGCGCAGACCGACCCCGAGGCGTTCTTCCCTGAGAAGGGCGGCTCCACCCGCGATGCCAAGAAGATCTGCGGATCGTGCGAGGTGCGCAGCGAGTGCCTCGAGTACGCGCTCGAGAACGACGAGCGCTTCGGCATCTGGGGCGGCCTCTCCGAGCGCGAGCGCCGCAAGCTCCGCAAGCGCGCCGTCTGA
- a CDS encoding O-antigen ligase family protein — MPTASRRALRSFATFVLVTTFAGDMWRDSLSWWGFGAIALAVLVTCVTLLVRSRPLPRVRVLPIPLLAFTGIAVLSIAWSQYRPESALGVLIQLSTSIAALTLVVLLSWSEIVQALGRAFRIILGLSLAFELFVAVVVRGPVMPFFTDYGPRAPAAFAWTRGELLSGGRIQGVVGNANLLAMVALLGLIVFSLQYAARTVRRRDAGLWILVALLTLTLTGSSTVLVALLMTGVVAALALVARRVGIRGRLVLAGGVAVAAVVGAGVVATRTAEVFELLGRSPDLTGRFQIWESVLGLAQQHPVVGWGWIGYWAPWVHPFQGLAVRSGVTYLQAHDAYLDVLLQVGAIGLLAFACVIVTTYVRSWWAAIDRPQHRRDRVEPYSTLALAPLLLMTALVVQSLAESRLLYEGNWLLLVVIAIATRSSMVAREDVPGPDEARRRPVRAEAPRAAAVVSPPPVDAPTPAAVPSASAASGAPDPRVV; from the coding sequence ATGCCCACCGCCAGCCGCCGAGCCCTCCGGAGCTTCGCGACCTTCGTCCTCGTCACCACGTTCGCCGGTGACATGTGGCGCGACAGCCTCAGCTGGTGGGGCTTCGGCGCCATCGCGCTCGCCGTGCTGGTCACCTGCGTCACCCTGCTCGTCCGCTCGCGGCCCCTGCCGCGCGTGCGCGTGCTGCCGATCCCGCTGCTCGCGTTCACGGGGATCGCCGTGCTCTCCATCGCGTGGTCGCAGTACCGGCCGGAGTCGGCGCTCGGCGTCCTCATCCAGCTGTCGACGTCCATCGCGGCGCTGACGTTGGTCGTGCTGCTGTCGTGGTCGGAGATCGTGCAGGCGCTCGGCCGGGCCTTCCGGATCATCCTCGGGCTGTCGCTCGCCTTCGAGCTGTTCGTCGCGGTCGTGGTGCGCGGGCCGGTCATGCCGTTCTTCACCGACTACGGGCCCCGCGCTCCGGCCGCCTTCGCGTGGACCCGCGGCGAGCTCCTCAGCGGCGGACGGATCCAGGGCGTCGTCGGCAACGCGAACCTGCTCGCCATGGTGGCGCTGCTCGGCCTCATCGTCTTCTCGCTGCAGTACGCCGCGCGCACCGTCCGCCGCCGTGACGCGGGGCTCTGGATCCTCGTCGCCCTCCTCACCCTGACCCTCACCGGCAGCTCAACGGTCCTCGTCGCGCTCCTCATGACCGGCGTCGTCGCCGCGCTCGCGCTCGTCGCCCGACGCGTCGGCATCCGCGGGCGGCTCGTGCTGGCGGGCGGCGTCGCCGTGGCGGCCGTGGTCGGCGCGGGCGTCGTCGCCACGCGCACCGCCGAGGTGTTCGAGCTCCTCGGCCGCTCCCCCGACCTGACGGGCCGGTTCCAGATCTGGGAGTCCGTGCTCGGCCTCGCGCAGCAGCACCCCGTCGTCGGCTGGGGCTGGATCGGCTACTGGGCGCCCTGGGTGCACCCGTTCCAGGGGCTCGCCGTCCGCAGCGGCGTCACGTACCTGCAGGCCCACGACGCGTACCTCGACGTCCTCCTGCAGGTGGGGGCCATCGGGCTGCTCGCCTTCGCCTGCGTCATCGTGACCACCTACGTGCGCTCCTGGTGGGCCGCCATCGACCGACCGCAGCACCGCAGGGACCGCGTCGAGCCGTACTCCACCCTCGCGCTCGCGCCGCTGCTGCTCATGACCGCGCTGGTCGTGCAGAGCCTCGCGGAGAGCCGCCTGCTGTACGAGGGCAACTGGCTGCTGCTCGTCGTCATCGCGATCGCCACGAGGTCCAGCATGGTCGCGCGCGAGGACGTCCCGGGTCCCGACGAGGCGCGTCGCCGTCCGGTGCGGGCCGAGGCACCGCGGGCCGCCGCGGTCGTGTCGCCTCCCCCGGTCGACGCCCCGACCCCCGCGGCCGTCCCGTCGGCGTCGGCGGCGTCCGGCGCCCCCGACCCCCGCGTCGTCTGA
- the galE gene encoding UDP-glucose 4-epimerase GalE has protein sequence MTWLVTGGAGYIGSHIVSAFARAGIDTVVLDDLSSGHASFVPDGVPFHRGSVLDRELLARVLGSGDIRGVVHVAGYKYAGVSVQRPLHTYEQNVTATAVLLEEMQRAGVDSIVFSSSAAVYGTPDVDLVDERTPKAPESPYGESKLIGEWLLRDQGIAAGLRHASLRYFNVVGSGEEGYFDTSPHNLFPLVFDALLDGRTPRINGGDYPTPDGTCVRDYIHVVDLAASHVAAARRLEAREPVEPVYCLGSGAGVSVREIMTAIAEATGIAFEPEVRDRRPGDPARIVASGELAARDIDWAMRHSLDDMVRSAWDARQAGAAA, from the coding sequence ATGACATGGTTGGTCACCGGCGGCGCCGGCTACATCGGTTCGCACATCGTCTCCGCGTTCGCGCGGGCGGGCATCGACACGGTCGTCCTCGACGACCTCTCGAGCGGGCACGCGTCGTTCGTGCCGGATGGCGTGCCGTTCCACCGCGGATCCGTGCTCGACCGCGAGCTGCTCGCCCGCGTCCTCGGCTCCGGCGACATCCGCGGCGTCGTGCACGTCGCCGGCTACAAGTACGCCGGCGTCTCCGTGCAGCGCCCGCTGCACACCTACGAGCAGAACGTGACCGCCACGGCCGTCCTGCTGGAGGAGATGCAGCGCGCGGGCGTCGACAGCATCGTGTTCTCCTCCTCCGCGGCCGTCTACGGGACCCCCGACGTCGACCTGGTCGACGAGCGGACCCCGAAGGCCCCCGAGTCCCCGTACGGCGAGTCCAAGCTCATCGGCGAGTGGCTGCTGCGCGATCAGGGCATCGCGGCGGGCCTGCGCCACGCGTCGCTCCGCTACTTCAACGTCGTGGGATCCGGCGAGGAGGGCTACTTCGACACCAGCCCGCACAACCTCTTCCCGCTCGTCTTCGACGCGCTCCTCGACGGCCGCACGCCGCGGATCAACGGCGGGGACTACCCGACGCCCGACGGCACGTGCGTGCGCGACTACATCCACGTCGTCGACCTCGCCGCCTCGCACGTCGCGGCAGCCCGCCGCCTGGAGGCGCGCGAGCCGGTCGAGCCCGTGTACTGCCTCGGCAGCGGGGCGGGCGTGAGCGTCCGCGAGATCATGACGGCCATCGCCGAGGCCACGGGCATCGCCTTCGAGCCGGAGGTGCGCGATCGCCGCCCCGGCGACCCGGCCCGGATCGTGGCCTCCGGCGAGCTCGCGGCGCGGGACATCGACTGGGCCATGCGGCACTCCCTGGACGACATGGTCCGGAGCGCCTGGGACGCCCGCCAGGCCGGCGCCGCGGCGTAG
- a CDS encoding glycosyltransferase — translation MAAAGEGAPVELDLIQRVILPSEHDPDIVPLYVDADYWTSIPVAPEKRRRSPLRVVDSDTHNAVVRLSDMGIISAIRGDRGFQVPHRRKVSFGTYFNAFPASYWRASTTLDGVVLDVETRGEGQVIVYRSNARGVIQKVDGAAVSGSATSRFELPFTYFADGGWYWFDLMGEEADFALVEAGWYAPEGSAPTAGAAGSVSIAITTLNRAEYCVKLLTDIGEKPDVAALLDHVYVTDQGTQKVADQPAFPRAQELLGEKLRVIDQANLGGSGGFSRGMYETLKEGASDYVLVMDDDITLEPESIRRAVKFADYARTPTIVGGHMFDMYDKSKLHAYAEGFDMWNFMWGPVTPTRHDFSASNLRQTRWMHRRVDAEYNGWWMCLIPVSTIEQVGLSLPVFIKWDDAEYALRAKEIGVPTVTLPGAAVWHVSWVDKDDSQDWQAFFHARNRLVAALLHSPYERGGRFLTANLATDVRHLVSMQYFALAARHEAYRNILRGPRGLHEDMVTRLARTRELAQGFTDGVPIKDRAALPEIVAPDKPQRRRGGGAPSGISRLVWLARTVARHAFAPLSQAATRGPEAHLAFEDARWWVVPSFDSVLVSNAEGSAALLHRRDPVLFRRMLWTSMVLRWRILARWPQLKAAYRAALPTVTSPETWARTFGVDQPPAGRRKR, via the coding sequence ATGGCGGCCGCCGGCGAGGGGGCTCCCGTGGAGCTCGACCTCATCCAGCGCGTCATCCTGCCGTCCGAGCACGACCCGGACATCGTCCCGCTGTACGTCGACGCGGACTACTGGACGAGCATCCCGGTGGCGCCCGAGAAGCGCCGGCGCTCGCCGCTGCGCGTGGTCGACTCGGACACGCACAACGCCGTCGTCCGCCTCAGCGACATGGGCATCATCAGCGCCATCCGCGGCGACCGCGGCTTCCAGGTGCCCCACCGCAGGAAGGTGTCGTTCGGCACCTACTTCAACGCGTTCCCCGCCTCCTACTGGCGCGCGAGCACCACGCTCGACGGCGTCGTGCTCGATGTGGAGACCCGCGGCGAGGGACAGGTCATCGTCTACCGCTCGAACGCGCGCGGCGTGATCCAGAAGGTCGACGGCGCCGCGGTGTCCGGCTCCGCCACCTCCCGCTTCGAGCTCCCGTTCACGTACTTCGCCGACGGCGGCTGGTACTGGTTCGACCTGATGGGCGAGGAGGCCGACTTCGCGCTCGTCGAGGCCGGCTGGTACGCGCCGGAGGGATCCGCCCCCACGGCGGGTGCCGCGGGATCCGTCAGCATCGCCATCACCACGCTCAACCGCGCCGAGTACTGCGTGAAGCTCCTCACCGACATCGGCGAGAAGCCGGACGTGGCCGCGCTCCTCGACCACGTCTACGTCACCGACCAGGGCACCCAGAAGGTCGCGGACCAGCCGGCGTTCCCGCGCGCGCAGGAGCTGCTCGGCGAAAAGCTCCGCGTCATCGACCAGGCCAACCTCGGCGGATCGGGCGGCTTCTCGCGCGGCATGTACGAGACGCTCAAGGAGGGCGCGAGCGACTACGTCCTCGTCATGGACGACGACATCACGCTCGAGCCCGAGAGCATCCGCCGTGCCGTGAAGTTCGCGGACTACGCGCGGACACCCACGATCGTCGGCGGCCACATGTTCGACATGTACGACAAGAGCAAGCTCCACGCGTACGCCGAGGGCTTCGACATGTGGAACTTCATGTGGGGTCCCGTCACGCCCACACGCCACGACTTCAGCGCGTCGAACCTCCGCCAGACCCGGTGGATGCACCGCCGCGTCGACGCCGAGTACAACGGCTGGTGGATGTGCCTCATCCCCGTCTCCACGATCGAGCAGGTCGGCTTGTCGCTGCCCGTGTTCATCAAGTGGGACGACGCCGAGTACGCGCTGCGGGCGAAGGAGATCGGCGTGCCGACCGTCACGCTCCCGGGGGCCGCCGTCTGGCACGTGTCCTGGGTCGACAAGGACGACTCGCAGGACTGGCAGGCGTTCTTCCACGCGCGCAACCGCCTCGTCGCGGCGCTGCTGCACTCGCCCTACGAGCGCGGCGGCCGGTTCCTCACGGCCAACCTCGCCACGGACGTCCGCCACCTGGTGTCGATGCAGTACTTCGCGCTCGCCGCCCGTCACGAGGCGTACCGGAACATCCTCCGCGGGCCGCGCGGCCTGCACGAGGACATGGTGACGCGCCTCGCCCGCACGCGCGAGCTGGCGCAGGGCTTCACGGACGGCGTCCCCATCAAGGACCGCGCCGCGCTGCCCGAGATCGTCGCGCCGGACAAGCCGCAGCGTCGACGCGGGGGAGGCGCCCCCTCGGGCATCTCCCGCCTCGTCTGGCTCGCCCGGACGGTGGCGCGCCACGCGTTCGCCCCGCTCAGCCAGGCGGCGACGCGTGGGCCGGAGGCGCACCTCGCGTTCGAGGACGCCCGCTGGTGGGTCGTCCCCTCGTTCGACAGCGTCCTCGTCTCCAACGCGGAGGGGTCGGCGGCGCTCCTGCACCGTCGCGATCCCGTGCTCTTCCGCCGCATGCTGTGGACGAGCATGGTGCTCCGCTGGCGCATCCTCGCCCGCTGGCCGCAGCTCAAGGCCGCCTACCGCGCGGCCCTGCCCACGGTCACGAGCCCGGAGACCTGGGCCCGCACGTTCGGCGTCGACCAGCCGCCGGCCGGCCGCCGGAAGAGGTAG
- a CDS encoding acyl-CoA dehydrogenase family protein: MSLTPLIGDFYGYESRLGDREKESLADLRAYLEAEVRPHVNGLWARAEFPRHVVAGLAERGIFGMPYPETRPFENSAVHRGWAALELGRIDASIATLVGMQSGLVMGSVAVAGSPEQRAEWLPRFASGEILGSFGLTEPLSGSDSARGLRTVATRRGDEWSITGSKRWIGNGTVSDVTVIWAKDADDGQVKGFLVPNDSPGFRATRIEDKQALRIVQNADIELDGVIVPDAKRLQNGTSFADTAAVLRLTRAEVAWAAIGISVGAYEAAVAYTGERQQFGKPLGAHQLIQDLLVRSLGNITASIGLATRASEMVDEGTQSDEHSALAKAYATSRMRETVAWCREAFGGNGIVLDYDVARFFADAEAIYSYEGTREMNTLIVGRAITGHAAFV, translated from the coding sequence GTGTCCCTCACCCCCCTCATCGGCGACTTCTACGGCTACGAGTCCCGCCTCGGCGACCGGGAGAAGGAGTCCCTCGCCGACCTCCGCGCCTACCTCGAGGCCGAGGTCCGGCCCCACGTCAACGGGCTCTGGGCCCGCGCCGAGTTCCCCCGCCACGTGGTCGCCGGCCTCGCCGAGCGCGGGATCTTCGGCATGCCCTACCCCGAGACGCGCCCCTTCGAAAACTCGGCCGTGCACCGCGGCTGGGCGGCGCTGGAGCTCGGCCGCATCGACGCGAGCATCGCGACCCTCGTCGGCATGCAGAGCGGGCTCGTGATGGGCAGCGTCGCCGTCGCCGGATCCCCCGAGCAGCGCGCCGAGTGGCTGCCGCGCTTCGCGTCGGGGGAGATCCTCGGCTCGTTCGGGCTCACCGAGCCGCTGAGCGGATCCGACTCCGCCCGGGGCCTGCGCACCGTGGCCACGCGTCGCGGCGACGAGTGGAGCATCACGGGATCCAAGCGCTGGATCGGCAACGGCACGGTGAGCGACGTCACCGTCATCTGGGCCAAGGACGCCGACGACGGCCAGGTGAAGGGCTTCCTCGTCCCGAACGACTCCCCCGGCTTCCGCGCGACGCGGATCGAGGACAAGCAGGCCCTGCGCATCGTGCAGAACGCGGACATCGAGCTCGACGGCGTCATCGTGCCGGACGCGAAACGCCTCCAGAACGGCACGTCGTTCGCGGACACCGCCGCGGTGCTGCGCCTCACGCGCGCCGAGGTGGCGTGGGCCGCCATCGGCATCTCCGTCGGCGCGTACGAGGCCGCCGTCGCCTACACGGGCGAGCGCCAGCAGTTCGGCAAGCCGCTCGGTGCCCACCAGCTCATCCAGGACCTCCTCGTCCGCAGCCTCGGCAACATCACGGCGTCCATCGGGCTGGCCACGCGCGCGTCCGAGATGGTCGACGAGGGCACGCAGTCCGACGAGCACTCGGCCCTGGCCAAGGCGTACGCCACGAGCCGGATGCGCGAGACCGTCGCCTGGTGCCGCGAGGCGTTCGGCGGCAACGGCATCGTGCTCGACTACGACGTGGCGCGCTTCTTCGCCGACGCCGAGGCCATCTACTCCTACGAGGGCACCCGGGAGATGAACACGCTGATCGTCGGCCGCGCGATCACGGGGCACGCGGCGTTCGTCTGA
- a CDS encoding O-antigen ligase family protein, with protein MTRPARIPLPERLPDLLGSARFSAALTHCILGTAVLSHALRSTVGWAGLVAIVTALVAMAAGSLAAKRGDWEWRGLLPISLLVLVGWCAATLLWAAYQPDAVGGVLHLAASAFLAVYVGVVRDLIQIVRAAGDVLRLVLVSSLALEVLAGLLIDGPIPFLGIRGALERLGPIQGLLGERNALGIVALVAAVTFAVELMTRSVSRGRGVFSLVVALLVASLTRSSVILGTFLVLAVAALALLGLRHLARQARPLANSAVLVLAAVAAVLVVAFRSPVLQVLQARPDYLQRVALWREMLRLIDLNTIEGWGFVGFWRRDAYPYTALDLVSRGAQETGRNAYLDLYLQAGLVGLVLFAAFCALALGRSWVLATTKRGVGYVWTALVLVVLVVASLAESVTIVEWGWVLLVICAVKAAQGRSWRHGLPEQHRPG; from the coding sequence ATGACCCGTCCCGCCCGGATCCCGCTTCCGGAGCGCCTGCCCGACCTCCTCGGGTCGGCGCGCTTCTCGGCCGCGCTCACCCACTGCATCCTCGGCACGGCCGTCCTGTCCCACGCGCTCCGGTCCACCGTGGGCTGGGCCGGGCTCGTCGCGATCGTCACGGCCCTGGTGGCCATGGCCGCGGGATCCCTCGCGGCGAAGCGGGGCGACTGGGAGTGGCGGGGCCTCCTCCCGATCTCCCTGCTCGTCCTGGTGGGCTGGTGCGCCGCGACGCTCCTCTGGGCGGCGTACCAGCCGGACGCGGTCGGCGGCGTGCTCCACCTCGCGGCGTCCGCGTTCCTCGCGGTGTACGTGGGCGTCGTCCGCGACCTGATCCAGATCGTGCGCGCGGCCGGGGACGTGCTGCGGCTGGTGCTCGTGTCGTCCCTGGCCCTCGAGGTGCTCGCGGGGCTCCTCATCGACGGCCCCATCCCGTTCCTCGGCATCCGCGGCGCCCTCGAGCGCCTCGGCCCGATCCAGGGGCTCCTCGGCGAGCGCAACGCCCTCGGGATCGTGGCCCTCGTCGCCGCGGTGACGTTCGCGGTCGAGCTCATGACCCGGTCCGTCTCGCGCGGCCGCGGCGTCTTCTCCCTGGTCGTCGCGCTCCTCGTGGCATCGCTCACGCGGTCGTCGGTGATCCTCGGCACGTTCCTCGTGCTCGCCGTCGCCGCCCTCGCGCTGCTCGGCCTCCGCCACCTCGCACGGCAGGCGCGTCCGCTCGCGAACAGCGCGGTCCTCGTGCTCGCGGCGGTGGCGGCGGTGCTGGTCGTGGCGTTCCGGTCCCCCGTGCTGCAGGTGCTGCAGGCGCGGCCCGACTACCTGCAGCGCGTGGCGCTCTGGCGGGAGATGCTGCGCCTCATCGACCTCAACACCATCGAGGGCTGGGGCTTCGTCGGGTTCTGGCGCCGCGACGCGTACCCGTACACGGCGCTCGACCTGGTCAGCCGGGGTGCGCAGGAGACCGGCCGCAACGCCTACCTCGACCTCTACCTGCAGGCGGGGCTGGTCGGGCTCGTGCTGTTCGCCGCCTTCTGCGCCCTGGCGCTCGGGCGCTCCTGGGTGCTGGCGACCACCAAGCGCGGCGTCGGCTACGTCTGGACGGCCCTCGTCCTCGTCGTCCTCGTGGTCGCGTCGCTCGCGGAGAGCGTCACGATCGTCGAGTGGGGCTGGGTGCTGCTCGTGATCTGCGCCGTCAAGGCCGCGCAGGGCCGCAGCTGGCGGCACGGGCTCCCGGAGCAGCACCGGCCCGGATGA
- a CDS encoding GtrA family protein: MDQHAPDVDDPRQPTPLPGILLRLIKDERVAFLLVGGFNTVLGTAWFALLYLLWGHAIPYPVVLVIAWAVQLPIAFTLHRKLVFKVSGNLLPDFSRYTLVNLVPLLANMLLLPLVVETTPLEPIVAQILVTIVITVATYTGHKFFSFRRPRDEAVR; the protein is encoded by the coding sequence ATGGACCAGCACGCGCCCGACGTCGACGATCCCCGTCAGCCGACCCCGCTCCCGGGGATCCTGCTCCGGCTGATCAAGGACGAGCGCGTCGCGTTCCTGCTGGTCGGCGGCTTCAACACGGTGCTCGGCACGGCGTGGTTCGCGCTGCTCTACCTGCTGTGGGGCCACGCGATCCCGTACCCCGTCGTGCTCGTCATCGCCTGGGCGGTGCAGCTGCCGATCGCGTTCACGTTGCACCGCAAGCTCGTGTTCAAGGTGAGCGGCAACCTCCTGCCCGACTTCTCGCGCTACACGCTCGTGAACCTGGTGCCGCTGCTCGCCAACATGCTGCTGCTGCCGCTCGTGGTCGAGACCACGCCCCTGGAGCCGATCGTCGCGCAGATCCTCGTGACCATCGTGATCACCGTGGCGACCTACACGGGCCACAAGTTCTTCTCGTTCCGCCGGCCGCGCGACGAGGCGGTCCGCTGA